One stretch of Hyalangium gracile DNA includes these proteins:
- a CDS encoding sialate O-acetylesterase, which produces MKPATPMRAAVAFLSTLLGAAVPTDAGAEIPVFIFAGQSNMVGYAATSSQLTGPLAAYAGAQTKVKFWGPNSSVLYPSWNDMQAPTELVNVLYTGSAFGPELSAGKDIADTLGYPRVAVVKHAVGATSLAPSPGQDWAPASNELAHQLFTRYHTAAYWMPSALGDTGRLSAFFWMQGETDGTTQESSAAYQTRLQEFISLARTGYGQPSLPFIMGQVNPSGYAAYWSNVQAAQVAVAKADPRAALVLTDDLSRNADDLHYDTAGTVELGSRFAHAYKQFATGSTGVGLLVNSGFEAQRISTSVGIPAVRNGGGTVTGALKGWTDVGYGVTLVRSHAFGTNTALASEGSQWLSLKNGYYNYGNGAATQTFPTVVGRTYTVTFNYAALSAGTGAVSSFWVGVNGVAVSSHSVSTQGTPAYFMTPWQTHTFSFVANSPLTAVGFASLDANDGTFFGAGIDNVRVY; this is translated from the coding sequence ATGAAGCCAGCCACTCCGATGCGTGCTGCCGTCGCCTTCCTGTCCACCCTGCTGGGAGCCGCCGTTCCCACCGACGCGGGGGCGGAGATCCCGGTGTTCATCTTCGCTGGCCAGTCGAACATGGTCGGCTACGCGGCCACCTCTTCCCAGCTGACGGGGCCCCTGGCGGCGTACGCTGGCGCGCAGACGAAGGTGAAGTTCTGGGGACCGAACTCCTCCGTCCTCTACCCCAGCTGGAACGACATGCAGGCGCCCACGGAGCTGGTGAACGTGCTCTACACGGGCAGCGCCTTCGGGCCGGAGCTGAGCGCCGGCAAGGACATCGCCGACACCCTGGGCTACCCGCGCGTTGCCGTCGTCAAGCACGCGGTGGGCGCCACCAGCCTCGCCCCCTCCCCCGGCCAGGACTGGGCCCCGGCAAGCAACGAGCTCGCCCATCAGCTCTTCACCCGGTACCACACCGCGGCCTACTGGATGCCCTCGGCGCTGGGGGACACGGGGCGCCTCTCCGCCTTCTTCTGGATGCAGGGAGAGACGGACGGCACCACCCAGGAGAGCTCGGCGGCCTACCAGACGCGGCTCCAGGAGTTCATCTCCCTGGCGCGCACCGGCTACGGCCAGCCGAGCCTGCCCTTCATCATGGGCCAGGTGAACCCCTCGGGGTATGCCGCGTACTGGAGCAACGTCCAGGCCGCCCAGGTCGCCGTGGCCAAGGCGGATCCACGCGCGGCGCTGGTGCTCACCGATGATCTGTCGCGCAACGCGGATGACCTGCACTACGACACCGCCGGCACCGTGGAGCTCGGCAGTCGCTTCGCCCACGCCTACAAGCAGTTCGCCACCGGCTCCACGGGCGTGGGCCTGCTGGTGAACTCGGGCTTCGAGGCCCAGCGCATCAGCACCTCCGTCGGCATCCCGGCCGTGCGCAACGGCGGCGGCACCGTCACCGGCGCGCTGAAGGGGTGGACGGACGTGGGCTACGGCGTGACGCTGGTGCGCTCGCACGCCTTCGGGACCAACACCGCGCTGGCCAGCGAGGGCAGCCAGTGGCTGTCGCTCAAGAACGGCTACTACAACTACGGCAACGGCGCCGCGACGCAGACGTTCCCGACCGTGGTGGGCCGGACCTACACGGTGACGTTCAACTACGCGGCGCTGTCGGCGGGCACCGGGGCTGTCTCCAGCTTCTGGGTGGGGGTCAACGGCGTGGCCGTGTCCAGCCACTCCGTCAGCACGCAGGGCACGCCGGCCTACTTCATGACGCCCTGGCAGACCCACACCTTCTCGTTCGTCGCCAACAGCCCGCTCACCGCGGTGGGCTTCGCCTCGCTGGACGCCAACGACGGGACCTTCTTCGGCGCGGGCATCGACAACGTCCGCGTCTACTGA
- a CDS encoding ArsR/SmtB family transcription factor yields the protein MSRAARDDLLFKALADSRRREILDLLKEGPRTTGELCEHFEAALDRCTVMQHLGVLEKAELIIPVREGRKRWNYLNAAPFKEIHDRWISSYATAAVDLLSKLKRDLEGE from the coding sequence ATGTCAAGGGCGGCCCGGGACGATCTCCTGTTCAAGGCACTGGCGGACTCGCGGCGGCGGGAGATCCTGGATCTCCTGAAGGAAGGGCCGCGCACCACCGGGGAATTGTGCGAGCACTTCGAGGCGGCCCTGGACCGCTGCACGGTGATGCAGCACCTGGGGGTGCTCGAGAAGGCGGAGCTGATCATCCCCGTGCGCGAGGGGCGCAAGCGGTGGAACTACCTGAACGCGGCCCCCTTCAAGGAGATCCACGACCGGTGGATCTCCTCGTACGCCACCGCGGCGGTGGACCTGCTCTCGAAGCTGAAACGAGACCTGGAAGGGGAATGA
- a CDS encoding immunoglobulin-like domain-containing protein encodes MHLEKWGSWLVALALTGSTGALAADPQPAALAEVEAQVRALGGEEHVEADLLEIKFRDDQLIRLRDGMPTDLAGRGLRAPAASVLMKAVSGGKWMRSHEVPEEALERLQAEGLKRTAEPQPDLNLYFRVRLPAVLDAQRIAAAFRELPEVEAVYRVPRPVETPLAPDYYSISSGSYQQYQDEAPVGIDGRYAQTVPGARGTGVKICDIEYSFNAAHVDLGTVTVIGPAGVDPFSNDNHGTAVLGVYGSLPNGEGTLGIAHDAQKLFAYANTRSGGYNVGAAVTTCAANLGAGDVIVIEQQLSGPLGGTNYVPSEWYKPWYDAIKAAVAANKVVVAAAGNGGQNLDAPIYSTGNGGHYPFLPQNDSGAIIVGAGQSPVYGPSARAAHSFSNYGSTVDLQGWGDRVTTTGYGGLYSSEGVNRWYTGTFSGTSSATPIVAGAVASVQGASIAAGQGVLSPSAMRSLLLSTGTPQAGSNHIGPLPNLRQALSALSITNLWISPESPVRPAEPSTAQADSTAVAAGNGLYLVVWSDFTSGAPDILAARVKASDGALLDTTPIFIGTAPGAQVNPAVTFDGTHFLVVWEDHQSLPRIFGARVRAVDGAVVTPPFLVSQTPPGPFSLPQTDPAVAFDAASSNYLVTWSSFFHENGSVGSGILGIRIQASSGALVEPQSFLVGRDGRDGRVASANGSFLVSWTRASNIEAARVSGASGSVLDATPISLAATAANEHSSAVAAREGRAAGDGEFLVVWTGADNTLRGRRLRASDGATLEASDFVVGAAAVVPASVTYDGQDYRVAWQGTRDGARKVLTTRVSADGEVASDAEAALSEVSSSSRTKRVGIAATSVGRFLATYLQHQPTGNLHRARMRLAKALPEPVPCESLTPLLVLDGRAESTLECGPGTYSDAGARAFDGCGNPIQVRAYNAGNDSSGPGPLLGSEGSYTVSYSAWDAQGQTVSASRTVNVEDRTAPTLALQGPASMTHTCGSPWVDPGVQAQDACYGNVSTWGWHVGEVNGWAEGTYTVTYFVADGSGNASAPVTRTVEVIDCPW; translated from the coding sequence ATGCATCTAGAGAAGTGGGGCTCGTGGCTCGTTGCTCTCGCATTGACTGGCAGCACCGGAGCATTGGCGGCGGATCCTCAGCCGGCGGCGCTGGCGGAGGTCGAAGCGCAGGTCCGGGCGCTGGGCGGCGAGGAGCACGTCGAGGCGGATCTGCTGGAGATCAAGTTCCGTGACGACCAGCTCATCCGGTTGCGCGATGGCATGCCCACGGACCTGGCGGGGCGCGGGCTGCGCGCGCCGGCGGCCTCGGTGCTGATGAAGGCGGTGTCGGGCGGCAAGTGGATGCGCTCCCACGAGGTGCCCGAGGAGGCGCTGGAGCGGCTCCAGGCCGAGGGCCTGAAGCGGACCGCCGAGCCCCAGCCGGACCTCAACCTGTACTTCCGCGTGCGGCTGCCCGCCGTCCTCGATGCCCAGCGCATCGCGGCGGCCTTCCGCGAGCTTCCCGAGGTGGAGGCCGTCTACCGCGTGCCCCGCCCGGTGGAGACGCCGCTGGCGCCGGACTACTACTCGATCAGCTCGGGCTCCTATCAGCAGTACCAGGACGAGGCGCCCGTGGGCATCGATGGGCGCTATGCCCAGACCGTGCCGGGGGCGCGTGGCACCGGTGTGAAGATCTGCGACATCGAGTACAGCTTCAACGCCGCGCACGTGGACCTGGGCACGGTGACGGTCATCGGCCCGGCGGGAGTGGATCCGTTCAGCAACGACAACCACGGCACCGCGGTGCTGGGGGTGTACGGCAGCCTTCCCAACGGCGAGGGCACCCTGGGCATCGCCCATGACGCGCAGAAGCTGTTCGCGTACGCCAACACGCGCTCCGGCGGCTACAACGTGGGCGCCGCCGTGACGACCTGCGCGGCCAACCTCGGCGCGGGCGATGTCATCGTCATCGAGCAGCAGCTGAGCGGGCCGCTGGGCGGCACGAACTACGTGCCCTCCGAGTGGTACAAGCCCTGGTACGACGCCATCAAGGCGGCGGTGGCGGCCAACAAGGTCGTCGTCGCGGCGGCGGGCAACGGCGGCCAGAACCTGGATGCGCCCATCTACTCCACGGGCAACGGCGGTCACTACCCGTTCCTGCCGCAGAACGACTCGGGCGCCATCATCGTGGGAGCCGGCCAGTCGCCCGTCTATGGCCCCAGCGCGCGCGCTGCCCACTCCTTCTCCAACTACGGCTCCACGGTGGATCTGCAGGGGTGGGGTGACCGGGTGACGACCACCGGCTACGGCGGCCTCTACAGCTCCGAGGGCGTCAACCGCTGGTACACCGGCACCTTCTCGGGCACCTCGAGCGCGACGCCCATCGTCGCGGGCGCGGTGGCCAGCGTCCAGGGCGCCTCCATCGCCGCGGGGCAGGGCGTGCTCAGCCCCAGCGCGATGCGCAGCCTCCTGCTGAGCACCGGCACGCCGCAGGCTGGCTCGAATCACATCGGCCCCTTGCCGAACCTGCGCCAGGCCCTGTCGGCCCTCTCCATCACCAACCTCTGGATCTCGCCCGAGAGCCCCGTGCGCCCCGCGGAGCCTTCCACCGCGCAGGCGGACTCGACCGCGGTCGCCGCGGGCAATGGCCTCTACCTCGTCGTCTGGTCGGACTTCACCTCGGGCGCCCCGGACATCCTCGCGGCTCGCGTGAAGGCCTCGGACGGCGCGCTGCTGGATACCACCCCCATCTTCATCGGCACGGCGCCGGGCGCCCAGGTCAACCCCGCCGTGACCTTCGACGGCACCCACTTCCTGGTGGTGTGGGAAGATCACCAGAGCCTCCCGCGCATCTTCGGCGCCCGCGTGAGGGCCGTGGATGGTGCCGTGGTGACGCCGCCCTTCCTGGTCAGCCAGACGCCCCCAGGGCCCTTCTCGCTGCCCCAGACCGACCCCGCCGTGGCCTTCGATGCGGCGAGCTCGAACTACCTGGTGACCTGGAGCAGCTTCTTCCATGAGAACGGGAGCGTGGGCTCCGGCATCCTGGGCATCCGCATCCAGGCCTCGAGCGGCGCGCTCGTCGAGCCGCAGAGCTTCCTGGTCGGCCGCGACGGCCGCGACGGCCGCGTCGCCTCCGCGAACGGCTCCTTCCTGGTGTCCTGGACGAGGGCAAGCAACATCGAGGCCGCGCGCGTCTCTGGCGCCTCGGGGAGCGTGCTGGATGCCACCCCCATCTCCCTGGCCGCGACGGCCGCCAACGAGCACAGCTCCGCAGTGGCCGCCCGTGAGGGTAGGGCCGCGGGTGACGGCGAGTTCCTGGTGGTCTGGACGGGAGCGGACAACACCCTGAGGGGCCGGCGGCTGCGGGCCTCGGACGGCGCCACGCTCGAGGCCTCGGACTTCGTGGTGGGGGCGGCGGCCGTCGTTCCCGCGTCGGTGACGTACGATGGGCAGGACTACCGGGTGGCCTGGCAGGGCACGCGGGATGGCGCGCGCAAGGTGCTGACCACGCGAGTGTCCGCCGATGGCGAGGTGGCCTCCGACGCGGAGGCCGCCCTCTCCGAGGTGTCTTCCTCCTCGAGGACGAAGCGGGTCGGCATCGCCGCGACGAGCGTGGGCCGTTTCCTGGCGACCTACCTGCAGCACCAGCCGACCGGGAACCTGCACCGCGCCCGCATGCGGCTCGCGAAGGCCCTGCCCGAGCCCGTGCCGTGCGAGTCGCTCACGCCGCTCCTGGTGCTCGATGGCAGGGCGGAGAGCACCCTGGAGTGCGGACCGGGCACCTACAGCGACGCGGGCGCCCGGGCGTTCGACGGCTGCGGCAACCCGATCCAGGTGCGCGCGTACAACGCGGGGAATGACTCGTCCGGTCCCGGCCCGCTGCTGGGGTCCGAGGGCAGCTACACGGTCTCGTACTCCGCCTGGGACGCCCAGGGGCAGACGGTGAGCGCCTCGCGCACGGTGAACGTGGAGGATCGGACCGCGCCGACGCTGGCGCTCCAAGGCCCGGCCTCCATGACGCACACGTGCGGCAGCCCGTGGGTGGACCCTGGCGTCCAGGCGCAGGATGCGTGCTACGGCAACGTCTCCACCTGGGGGTGGCACGTCGGCGAGGTGAACGGCTGGGCCGAGGGCACCTACACCGTGACGTACTTCGTGGCGGACGGTAGCGGCAACGCCTCCGCGCCGGTGACTCGCACCGTGGAAGTCATCGACTGCCCCTGGTAG
- a CDS encoding LysR family transcriptional regulator gives MSGMNLAAIDLNLLNVVATVLEERSATKAAARLHVTQSAVSNAMRRARDLFGDPLVTREAYGLAPTPRGAELLPALRAWLEEARRLVAKAPVFDPGTSTRTFTVACTDAVAIALLQPMLRLLTKRAPSARLRLVTLDRMIAHDGLARGEVDLLIGIPPVMPPGHEAERIYQDPLACIVRRDHPRVRSKLTLPLFASLPHVDLALFGAVDDTIDRALARHGKARTVTVALPHFSSVPLAVLETDGIATLSSRLARAFAARLPLKVLEPPLALEPVEVRQVWHRRSETDAAVGFLRALVREAAR, from the coding sequence ATGTCCGGGATGAATCTGGCGGCGATCGACCTGAACCTCCTGAACGTGGTGGCCACGGTGCTCGAGGAGCGGAGCGCGACCAAGGCGGCGGCGAGGCTGCACGTCACGCAGTCGGCGGTGAGCAATGCCATGAGGCGGGCCCGGGACCTCTTCGGGGATCCCCTCGTGACGCGCGAGGCGTACGGGCTGGCGCCGACACCCCGCGGCGCGGAGCTGTTGCCGGCCCTGCGTGCCTGGCTCGAGGAAGCACGGCGGCTGGTCGCGAAGGCGCCCGTGTTCGACCCGGGCACTTCCACTCGGACCTTCACGGTGGCGTGCACGGACGCGGTGGCCATCGCGCTGCTGCAGCCGATGTTGCGGCTTCTCACGAAGCGGGCCCCGTCGGCGCGGCTGAGATTGGTGACGCTCGATCGGATGATTGCCCACGACGGGTTGGCCCGGGGCGAGGTCGATCTGTTGATAGGCATTCCACCCGTGATGCCGCCCGGTCACGAGGCCGAGCGGATCTACCAGGATCCACTCGCATGCATCGTGCGCCGCGATCACCCGCGGGTGCGCTCGAAGCTCACCCTGCCACTCTTTGCCTCGCTACCCCATGTCGATCTCGCGCTCTTCGGCGCCGTCGACGACACGATCGATCGGGCGCTCGCGCGGCACGGCAAGGCGCGGACCGTGACGGTTGCCTTGCCTCACTTCTCGAGCGTGCCCCTGGCGGTGCTGGAGACCGACGGCATCGCGACGCTCTCCAGCCGTCTGGCCCGAGCGTTCGCGGCGCGGCTGCCCTTGAAGGTGCTGGAGCCGCCCCTGGCGCTCGAGCCCGTCGAGGTTCGTCAGGTGTGGCACCGTCGGAGCGAGACCGACGCGGCGGTCGGCTTTCTGCGTGCCCTGGTGCGTGAGGCGGCGCGCTGA
- a CDS encoding VOC family protein: MTKPYKPEGYASVSVYLMANGAQRVIDFLKKTFDAQELRRYDAPNGTIMHAEVRIDDTVVMISDGGGPYPAFPVWLHVYVPDVDATYQRALAAGGVSVQEPVQKGDPDRRGGVKDPAGNTWWISTQVG, from the coding sequence ATGACGAAGCCCTACAAGCCGGAAGGCTATGCGAGCGTGTCGGTGTACCTGATGGCCAACGGCGCTCAGCGCGTCATCGACTTCTTGAAGAAGACCTTCGATGCCCAGGAGCTGCGCCGGTACGACGCGCCCAACGGCACGATCATGCACGCCGAGGTCCGCATCGATGACACGGTGGTGATGATCTCGGACGGGGGAGGGCCGTATCCCGCCTTCCCCGTCTGGCTCCACGTCTACGTGCCGGACGTGGACGCCACCTACCAGCGGGCCCTGGCCGCGGGCGGAGTCTCCGTCCAGGAGCCGGTCCAGAAGGGCGATCCGGACCGGCGCGGAGGCGTGAAGGATCCCGCCGGCAATACGTGGTGGATCTCCACCCAGGTCGGCTGA
- a CDS encoding SRPBCC domain-containing protein, whose product MEPKFQVQLKIQKPVAEVFEAVVNPKKLSGYFVQQASAPLVEGTTVKWSFMEVPGEFDVIVRQVIKDERIVFEWPADDSYNTRVVMVFKPIDPRNTMVQISESGWKADDKGIEASYGNAGGWMHMMMCLKAYLEHGINLRAGGAF is encoded by the coding sequence ATGGAGCCCAAGTTCCAGGTACAGCTGAAGATCCAGAAGCCGGTCGCGGAGGTCTTCGAAGCCGTCGTCAATCCCAAGAAGCTCAGCGGCTACTTCGTCCAGCAGGCGAGCGCGCCGCTGGTCGAGGGCACCACCGTCAAGTGGAGCTTCATGGAAGTGCCGGGCGAGTTCGATGTCATCGTCCGCCAGGTCATCAAGGACGAGCGCATCGTCTTCGAGTGGCCGGCCGACGACAGCTACAACACCCGGGTGGTGATGGTCTTCAAGCCGATCGATCCCAGGAACACGATGGTGCAGATCAGCGAGTCCGGCTGGAAGGCTGACGACAAGGGGATCGAGGCCTCATACGGCAACGCCGGCGGGTGGATGCACATGATGATGTGCCTCAAGGCCTACCTCGAGCACGGCATCA
- a CDS encoding VOC family protein yields MTPPAPAVEGFAHITLPVHDLELAERFYVELLGAKRVRKFDRETFLRSRPDRAREADADNSPLHLAVQFGEAVELHLFLQKGRSRPVPAPHPHLAMQVRPGDLDTCIARLRAANVKLDGPRRLGPPGHASVYFADPFGNLLEFVTLGYVGQVSEGPPDVSVL; encoded by the coding sequence ATGACCCCTCCCGCGCCAGCCGTCGAAGGTTTCGCCCACATCACCCTGCCCGTTCACGATCTCGAGCTCGCCGAGCGTTTCTACGTCGAATTGCTCGGCGCGAAGCGCGTGCGGAAGTTCGACCGGGAGACCTTCCTGCGCTCCAGGCCCGACCGCGCCCGCGAGGCCGACGCCGACAACAGCCCGCTGCACCTCGCCGTGCAGTTCGGCGAAGCGGTGGAGCTGCACCTCTTCCTCCAGAAGGGGCGCAGCCGCCCGGTGCCGGCCCCGCACCCGCACCTCGCGATGCAGGTCCGCCCAGGAGATCTCGACACCTGCATCGCCCGACTGCGAGCCGCGAACGTGAAGCTCGACGGCCCACGCCGGCTCGGCCCACCGGGTCACGCCTCCGTCTACTTCGCGGACCCCTTCGGCAACCTGCTCGAGTTCGTCACCCTGGGCTACGTCGGACAGGTGAGCGAAGGCCCACCCGATGTCTCGGTACTCTGA
- a CDS encoding WD40/YVTN/BNR-like repeat-containing protein, whose translation MTTGAVWLVAWLTLGGTGVPWEPQTSGTPVRLRGVSAVDERVAWASGDKGTFVRTTDGGKTWKAGTVPGAGELDFRDVDAFSASTAYLLAIGEGEKSRIYKTVDGGEHWTLQFTNRHPKAFFDAMAFWDERNGIAFSDPVDGRFLLVVTSDGGANWTPVPAEALPAALPGEGGFAASGTSIAVYGERHVWFGLGGPAARVLYSSDRGRTWAVATTPLATGEGAGVFSLLFWNEREGIAVGGNYRRPEDPSGNVALTRDGGRTWSTPTGARPTGYRSCVAQLRGAPGPTLVTVGPSGTDLSVDGGKSWKPLDSTGFHAVSSAVAGKGLWAVGEQGRISTLRGPGRSK comes from the coding sequence ATGACGACCGGAGCGGTGTGGCTCGTGGCATGGCTGACGCTGGGAGGCACGGGCGTGCCCTGGGAACCCCAGACGAGTGGAACCCCTGTGCGCCTGCGGGGAGTCAGCGCCGTCGATGAGCGCGTGGCGTGGGCCAGCGGCGACAAGGGGACCTTCGTCCGGACGACGGATGGAGGAAAGACGTGGAAGGCCGGCACCGTGCCAGGAGCCGGCGAGCTCGACTTCCGCGACGTGGATGCCTTCAGCGCCAGCACGGCGTATCTGCTCGCCATCGGCGAGGGCGAGAAGTCTCGCATCTACAAGACGGTGGACGGCGGCGAGCACTGGACGCTGCAGTTCACCAACCGCCATCCCAAGGCATTCTTCGACGCGATGGCCTTCTGGGATGAGCGCAATGGCATTGCCTTCAGCGATCCGGTGGATGGCCGCTTCCTGCTGGTGGTGACTTCGGACGGGGGCGCGAACTGGACGCCCGTCCCGGCCGAGGCCCTCCCCGCGGCGCTACCGGGCGAGGGAGGCTTTGCCGCCAGCGGCACGAGCATCGCCGTGTACGGCGAGCGCCATGTCTGGTTTGGACTGGGAGGCCCGGCGGCGCGAGTGCTCTACTCGTCGGATCGGGGCCGCACCTGGGCCGTGGCGACCACGCCGCTGGCCACCGGCGAGGGCGCGGGAGTCTTCTCGCTGCTCTTCTGGAACGAGCGCGAGGGCATCGCCGTCGGAGGCAACTACCGCCGCCCGGAAGACCCGAGCGGCAACGTGGCCCTCACCCGCGACGGAGGCCGGACCTGGAGCACGCCCACCGGTGCGCGGCCCACCGGCTATCGCTCCTGCGTGGCGCAGCTCCGAGGGGCACCGGGCCCGACGCTCGTCACCGTGGGGCCCTCCGGCACGGACCTGTCCGTGGATGGGGGCAAGAGCTGGAAGCCCCTGGACTCCACGGGCTTCCACGCGGTCTCCAGCGCCGTTGCTGGCAAGGGACTCTGGGCCGTCGGAGAGCAAGGCCGCATCTCGACTCTCCGCGGCCCGGGCCGCTCGAAGTGA
- a CDS encoding two-component system sensor histidine kinase NtrB, whose protein sequence is MATLSSASAAPPPPSRNWLLERLDSLLSEPLRKGVPTDLVRYRLLVGAACFLVLFNAIYTAGAMWSGLSPYPSAAAALLYVGVLIVARRSATPQPPAAMLLTSMMFAILGACAEGRVPLISTHTICALLPVFAVYLAGARVGLFITLFMVVALALVFPLYFTLAELTLPPISPSLFWLMHLFSGISMLGTWGVGALHNAATDAAQSSREQTLRALRQSENKLSSLLESTDDLVLAIDREGRLIAANAAALQFHLLRFGRAPQVGEQLPEESPERTRRWAPHVARVFEGMRVRFEDEFDLQGTRLSMDIRLSPLLDANGQTVGMTLFSRDITARREAEARLGEMHRALLDVSRQAGMAEVATGVLHNVGNTLNSVNVSAGLVMDRLRLSRVSNLARAVQLLREHTGDFPSFLTHDPRGQQLPDYLMALSEQLQYERDALLQEMHSLSEGVDHIKSIVSMQQRHASSAGVQEEVELPLLIDEALRLHAGAYEARGIRIERDYAPVPSLSVDRHKLLQILVNLLSNARDALMESPRQDKRLLIGIRPAPEGKRVLIQVTDNGVGIAPESLPRLFTQGFTTKKTGHGFGLHISALAAMELRGRLTCDSPGLGQGATFTLDLPVNEEAGDR, encoded by the coding sequence ATGGCCACCCTCTCCTCCGCGTCGGCAGCACCTCCTCCTCCCTCTCGTAACTGGCTCCTGGAGCGACTGGACTCCCTGCTCTCCGAGCCCCTTCGCAAGGGGGTGCCCACGGATCTCGTCCGCTACCGGCTCCTGGTGGGCGCCGCCTGCTTCCTGGTCCTGTTCAACGCGATCTACACGGCGGGCGCCATGTGGTCGGGCCTGTCTCCCTACCCCAGCGCGGCCGCCGCCCTGCTCTATGTGGGCGTCCTGATCGTCGCGCGCCGCTCCGCCACCCCGCAGCCGCCCGCGGCCATGCTGCTGACGAGCATGATGTTCGCCATCCTCGGGGCCTGCGCGGAGGGCCGTGTGCCCCTCATCAGCACGCACACCATCTGCGCGCTGCTCCCCGTCTTCGCCGTGTACCTGGCGGGCGCTCGCGTGGGGCTCTTCATCACCCTGTTCATGGTGGTGGCCCTCGCCCTGGTGTTCCCGCTCTACTTCACCCTGGCCGAACTGACCCTGCCGCCCATCTCTCCGTCCCTGTTCTGGCTCATGCACCTGTTCTCCGGCATCTCCATGTTGGGAACCTGGGGCGTGGGCGCGCTGCACAACGCGGCGACGGATGCCGCCCAGAGCTCGCGCGAGCAGACGCTGCGGGCTCTGCGCCAGAGCGAGAACAAGCTCAGCAGCCTCCTGGAGAGCACGGATGATCTGGTGCTCGCCATCGACAGGGAGGGACGGCTGATTGCCGCCAACGCCGCGGCGCTCCAGTTCCACCTCCTGCGCTTCGGCAGGGCGCCCCAGGTGGGCGAGCAGCTGCCGGAGGAGAGTCCGGAGCGCACCAGGCGCTGGGCGCCTCACGTGGCCAGGGTCTTCGAGGGCATGCGCGTGCGCTTCGAGGACGAGTTCGATCTGCAGGGCACACGCCTCTCCATGGACATCCGCCTCAGCCCCCTGCTGGACGCGAATGGCCAGACGGTGGGGATGACGCTCTTCTCGCGGGACATCACCGCCCGCAGGGAGGCCGAGGCTCGACTGGGAGAGATGCACCGGGCCCTGCTGGATGTGTCCCGGCAGGCGGGCATGGCGGAGGTGGCCACCGGCGTGCTCCACAACGTGGGCAACACGCTCAACAGCGTCAACGTCTCCGCCGGCCTCGTCATGGACCGGCTGCGCCTGTCGCGCGTCTCCAACCTGGCCAGGGCGGTTCAGCTCCTGCGCGAGCACACCGGTGACTTCCCCTCGTTCCTCACCCATGATCCGCGCGGCCAACAGCTCCCGGACTACCTCATGGCCTTGTCCGAGCAGCTTCAGTACGAGCGCGACGCCCTGCTTCAGGAGATGCACAGCCTGAGCGAGGGGGTGGATCACATCAAGTCCATCGTCAGCATGCAGCAGCGGCACGCGAGCTCGGCGGGCGTCCAGGAGGAGGTGGAGCTGCCCCTCCTCATCGACGAGGCGCTGCGCCTGCACGCCGGCGCCTATGAGGCGCGAGGCATCCGCATCGAGCGCGACTATGCCCCGGTGCCGTCCCTCTCCGTGGACCGGCACAAGCTGCTGCAGATCCTCGTCAACCTGCTGAGCAACGCGCGCGACGCGTTGATGGAGAGCCCGCGCCAGGACAAGCGCCTGCTCATCGGCATCCGGCCGGCTCCCGAGGGCAAGCGGGTGCTCATCCAGGTGACGGACAATGGCGTGGGCATCGCACCGGAGAGCCTGCCGCGCCTGTTCACCCAGGGCTTCACCACGAAGAAGACGGGCCATGGCTTCGGCCTGCACATCAGCGCCCTGGCCGCCATGGAGCTGCGGGGGCGGCTCACCTGTGACAGCCCCGGCCTCGGTCAGGGGGCCACCTTCACCCTCGATCTGCCGGTAAACGAAGAGGCCGGAGACCGCTGA